DNA from Triticum aestivum cultivar Chinese Spring chromosome 7D, IWGSC CS RefSeq v2.1, whole genome shotgun sequence:
CTATAAATCCAGAGTTCAAGGGTTGGCCTTTGTTATTACGAAATGTAAGAGCAAGGTGCCAATTAGGATAGCTCGTGAAGATATGTCCAAGATCCTCGACCACTGCCATATCAGAATCAGTGAAAACAAAATGACGAGCACAGTTCACACAGTCAACCTCCTCAAGTTTTAGCTCTAGAAAGGCCTACATATGGACCAGAAACACAAACATATCAGTTTTCTGGAAAAAAATAACGCACATAGATGGTTGAACACAGTAATATTTCTAGATCACACAAGCAGTACTTCAGGAAAAGCATATGCAGGAAGATGTTTGCATGAAGCATACAAACTTACAATGTAGGACTTGATCCTCTGAAGCATCAGGTTGCCTCGAGAATAATTTCCCTCAATAGGCAGTATTGAGGCCTTCCCTTGATTTATTGACAATTTTGATTTAGGATCAGTCAATATTATCACATCGCTTCTTGGCATTGACACCTACAGAGTTCTAGAAATAAGATCAGACGTTAAACAAACATCCTCACAATCTTCAATGAAGGAAGATCATGTGTTCCTTCTAATTTTTAAGGATTCAAATTATATGCCAGAAGGCTAACAAAAGTACTATGTGGAAAAAGGGGGAGGGGAATAACAGTGGTATCAATGTTCTATTTTACAGTCTTCACTGTAATTTCTTCTCTATCATTACTACCATTGAACTATCTCTCAGTATTCTCTTAGTTGACAGTGATTTGAATCATTCCCAACATGATTAGAAATTTAATTATCTTCATAGTTGGTAGTTAGTGGCCagcacaaacaagaggaaaagGAAGATCCACCTGTATGAATCTGATGAAAGTGTTGAGAATGGCCATGGACCTTTCCTCCTTGCTATAAAAATGCTTTCCAACAGTTACAACATCAGATGACCGTTTGCCAGCCCCAGCTGGGTCAGAACTGTAGGTTGTGAATACTGAAACAAAAGAAACATGCTCTCCAGGTTGACTTGATAAACTTATCTTATTCACAGCTTTAAGTCCTGAAGAAAAATGGTAAAATGTGGTCAGTAGATACACAACAGATACTGATTCCGTTCACGCTAGAgaagcatgaataatcttatgtgGTATCCTGCAGCCTAACTGGCACTACTAAGCATATACAGAACATCCTAGACCGTGGTCAATTTACATTCAGAACAGCATGCACAATCTTTACAAAGCACTGATAACAGTATTCTTGTTTCCTAATCTCCTTGGAGGAGAAACCTTGGAGTTGCTTCAAACTGGTACAATGCAGTTAGAGCTTACAGTCCATATGAGAATCACAAGTCACAATGCAAGAAACCGAAACTAAGAGGAGGAGAAACCTTGGCACTGGAGGCGATCGGGGCGGCCCTGGCCGGCGGCAGGGCCGAGCACGAGGCGATCGGGGCGCTTCAGCAGAGCAGGAGGCGGCATGCTCAGCTCCCTCTCCGGCGCCCAGCTCAAGCGTAGCCTGGAAACTGCAAGAAGCGACATCAGATTGGATCGTCAGCAGGGCAAACCGCGCAGTGTGTGTGTGCTGGAATCGAGGGGTGGAAGGCGTCTCAGGGCCGTACCGGAGTAGATTAACGGGAcgaggaggatgaggagcaggaGCGGGATGAGGGGGACGGCGCGGCTCCGGGGCCTCGAGATCGCCAtggaagcggcggcggcggagaggagcgaGAGCGAATTCCCCCCCGGCGGCGGTGGGTATTTTACATTCAGCCACCGCTCTTCCGCGTAAATTGTATTCGTGTGCTCCAAACTCCAGTAAGGGAAGGAGGGCTAGCGATGCAAATATCCAACTTGAGAAGCACTCTCTCGCAAAAAGTATAGCACCGCCCCCGCCACCGAATGATTCTGATTCTCCCGAGCCCCATCGCCATGGGAGGTAAGCGGCAACACAACGCACCTCCCAGCCCAGAGCCCGCGACCGCGAGACCATTCGCGCGCCCCTCTCCATCCCCGCCCGGGCCCTCGGGATGTCctcgtcctccgccgccgcctccgtgccGGGGGCCACGCCGGCGGACGCCCTCCGCCGCAACCGTATCATCTCCAGCAAGCTCTACTTCGACGTGCCGGGCTCCAAGGTCAGTCGTCCGGCCGGGAGATGCTCCTCCGTTCGCCCCGAATCCCCGATCACCCGTTAATCTGCGGCTGCGACTGCCTGGCAGGCTCCGGTGGTCTACTCGACGGCGTACGACATCGCCTTCCTCGGAATCGAGAAGATGTGAGCTGCTCTGCTTCCCGCCTCTTCTCCATCATTTGCCTAGCCACATAGACGTGCATCGGACTGTGACTTACGCGCGTCCTGTGATGTGAAGGCACCCGTTTGATTCCTCCAAATGGGGCCGCATATGCAGGTTCCTCACCAAAGAAGGCCACCTGGAGAAGACGCGGGTGGTGGAGCCATTGGAGGCTTCCAAGGAAGATCTGCTGGTGGTGGGAAACAATCTGTTTTCACTAGGTTCATAGTGTTTTTTTGTTCCTTTTGATTTTTGTCTCATCCCCTTTTAAGATTGTTCCATGGCTCTGCTTGGCCAGGTTCACACGGAGGCGTACTTGAACAGCCTCAGGAGCAGCTTCAGGGTTGCAGCCATTGTAGAGGTACAAGTTGCTCAGGGGAAGTTGAATTGGTTGCTTgattgatactccctccattcacaagaCTACATACgtactgaaatgagtgaacaaacacactaaagcGTGTCTATATACATTCGATTCAGAAAAAGTTacaacatcttatatttatgaacggagggagtagcaaattaCGATAGCACGGTTTGCTAAACGAGATGTTTTATCTCAGGTTCCTCCATTAACGCTCATGCCTAATTGGCTCGTGCAGCAAAGGCTACTGTACCCCTTCCGGAAACAGGTGATCTCTCGTGATTAGGTGCTCCCGTCTGTACTGAAAAGTACCAGGTGCATAATTTGGGTGCCATTGCCAGGGAAACTCTGTAAGCTGGTTCTTTTTTCTAGGTGGGTGGGTCCATTTTATCAGCTAAACTTGCTCTTGAGAGAGGATGGGCGATTAATGTCGGTGGAGGGTTTCACCATTGTTCGGCAGAGGAAGGGGGAGGATTTTGTGCATATGCTGATATTTCGCTCTCCATTCAGTTTGCGTTTGTCCGTCTGGATATTTCAAGGTGAGAAGCCTATACTGGATGGACTGTAACTGTAGAAACTATGTTCCTTTAGTCTCTGCAAACTATTTGTTTGGCTTATACAACGTATGTGCTTGCTTGACGGCTGTAAATATATTCTGTCAAATATCTGTGTTGTTAAGCATCCTCTATCATGCCAATCTTGCTTTATTCCCTAGGGAGATTGCAATGCTTGTTTGCATCTTAGCAAGCACTCTATGCTGCTTGGCTAGTTACCTAGTACATGTGTGGGCAGTGAATGCAAGGATGCAAACCAATGTGTAGAttgcttactactccctccgtcccataatataagatcgttttgcgagctaaaacagcttgcaaaactatcttatattatgggacggagggagtaactatttTAGCTTCATAAGCACCTATTCCTTTTTAAATACTTGCAGAGTAATGATCATAGATCTGGATGCTCACCAAGGAAATGGTCATGAGAAGGATTTTGCTAATGATGGTATGTCCTATATTTTGTTCTTGTATGCATTTTGTTTTCGTTACGATGACACAGTGATGCCAATTTTCACTTGCAGGAAGGGTTTACATTTTGGACATGTACAATGCTGGAATTTATCCATTTGTAAGAACCATAATCTAGAATTCTTGTTACACCTGTGGACCGTCAAGTTTTTTTTGCTGCGGCTGGTTATGCTCTGACTACCCTTACGCAATATGTGGTCCAGGATTGCTTATGGTGTAGAGGTTATTTATCTAGATTTTTTGTCCGTGTCCTGGTGTTGAGCATAAGTTTTCTTCCCTACCCCCTAAATGTGTTTCTACATAATGTTTTTGAAGATACCATACAGTCTAGATGGTGCAAATAGGCATTTATCAAAACTAAAAGAACAGTAGTCACAGCTGTGTTGCTATGATATCTATTACACCCACTGTTCGAAGATTAGTCTGTCGTTATTGTTACCAGCTTTAACTTCAGTCATTGTGTATTATCATTCCGTTTTATTTAGTACTAGTAATTTTTCTTATGTTCTATGTGAACTGATGTAACTTTATTTTAGGATCATGCTGCTAAGCGATATATTGATCAGAAAGTCGAGTTAGTTGTAAGTTGGATTTTGCAAGCTGTTGATCAtatttttcttcatttaattcaaATATGAGTTGAGTGCACTATTGTGCATTTTCAGAGTGGGACAGAAACAGATGATTACTTGGATCAGCTTGACAAGGCTCTGAAGGTACCTTTACACTTATAGATGGGGTTCTCGCAAATATTTGCATTTATAAATGAAGTTGTCCTATGCACTGCAATTCTCAGGGAGAAATAGGTGAAAGATGTTATGCTAGGTGCCATATATAATATATCACATGATTTATGTTCTGAAGCGTATGTAAACTGGACATAGAGGTGAATTTTAGTATACTATTCTAGAATGTAATGTAAAAGCATCAATGGTATTGAATGAAGTTATTTGCATTTATGTTCAACTGAAAAGGAGGTTTGAATGGGAAAATAATATATAATGAGTTCAAACTTCAAAGCAATTGGCACTATCCCTTTAACCATTCATTCTTGTTCACAATTTAAATATAATTATTTTTACCAAACGCTATTTAGAGTTCCTTTTGGGGCATATTGTTTGCAGGTCGCCCAAACTAGATTCCAGCCCCAGCTTATTATTTATAATGCTGGGACCGACATCCTGGATGGTGATCCATTGGGCAACTTGAAGGTAATTCTCTGATCAACTCAATATTTTGACAAAGATCAGGTCCATAAGTAACTCCCTGTGCAGAATGTAGCTGCAACCTGCATAATTTTTCTAGTGGTATTATCCTAAAGATTACAGAACTTAATCATGAACGCCTAATTGTAACATGACTTGGTATAGTTCAATAATTCTCTACCTAAGCTAGATTTTTCTGCCCATAATGCCACAACAGTAAACTGGAAAATGATTGGGCGCAGAAGTATAATAAACAATAAATACTTATGCCTTTGTTTTGCTTCTGTTACCTGCACTAATTAGTGTTATACTGTTCTACTGCTACTGCATGCTTTCTCCTCAAATTCTAGATAAGCCCTGAAGGTGTGGTGAttagagatgagaaggtgttcagaTTTGCAAAAGATCAGAACATTCCACTTGTCATGATGACATCAGGTGAAGGGCTTCTCCTGCATTCTGTGTTTTTTGTTCCTCTCCTGCGGATCACATACCGATTTGCTCATGCCCCACCCCCCTTCTCAGGAGGCTACATGAAGTCGAGCGCACGTGTAATCGCAGATTCGATTACCAATCTCTCACAGAAGAACTTGGTACAACTAGGTAGCCAGCCAGACTAAAAGAGGAGCCTCTGCCACCCACAAGCTTTCAACCTGAAGGGCACATCCACTGGATGTATAGCGTGTAAGAAGAGGTTTACAGTTCTATCATATTAGCATGTATAAATCACAAAAAATCTTGTCACCTTGTACATACCGTCATAAGGCCTTTGTTTCCAAGAAGAGCAGTGGGGAAGCTGAGAGCGCCATGATGACAAGAGAGACAACACCTGGAGATCGCCGTTGATCCCCATCGTCAAACTATACTATGTACTACTACGGGTTTCAGTTACTATTTTCTTGTGGGAAGCCAATAAATACTGCTTAAAGAGTTTGCACTATAGATCTTGAAGGTTTTCAAGAGATATAGCATGATGTTCTTTTGTCATGCCGGCTTTCCTGACAAGACCATTTTTTGGGCTTCCATCGTCGGTTTGTTGGATGGTCTACAGTTATAGTATCTGTTTTGTAATTCCTGGTACTTGGAACTTTGGTTCCTCCCCGTTTAGAATCATGACAGCTCTCGGCGGAAAGAAACAGATAGTTGAAGCTGCCAGGAAACCATCTTGGTAGTTTTTTTAGGGGTAACCATCGTGGTAGTTGGCACTGAGCCACCGAGCTTCATCATCCAGCGCTAGAATTTGATGCCAGGCTATTCCTTTCCAATAATAACATTCGTCGGTGCCTAGAGCCCTAGACCTTTCGCCGCTCATATACTGCGCAGGAAGTTGACCAACTCTGGTGTCAGCAAAAAAGGAAAATTCAGAAAACCGGTTCATTTCATGTCAAAACTGCAACATCAGGCCTTGCATAGACGACAAGTAACTAACTATCAGCAAGCTGAGGACTACGTTACACTAAAATAGGAGGCCTTCAATCTAGACCCAACACTACCAAACCTCAACAAGACAACAACATACATGGATAAAAGACGAGAGAGAGAAAAACAGACAGGGCGCCATTGCCGCCAAACGGGGTCATTTTCCTGCCTCCTTCTCGGGCTCCCTGACACGGTCAAAACTGACTGACGTCCTACCTACGGCGACCTTGGGGGTGGCACCGGCGGCGTCTTCATCACCGCGTCCTCGACAACCTTCGCCAGAGCTTCCTCGAGCCATGCCTCGTCGACGACGTCGCCAACCTCCTACACCAAACATTTTGTTTTGTTAATCTTCATCAGTAAGTACCCTGACCGCGTCATTATCCAGTTTAAATTATGATACGATTCGGTCATGCCAGGTCGTTGCAACGCCTGCTACATCACTATGTTGTATCTATAGTGCTACTTGGTCGTTGTCAGTGTCGGGAAGAACATCAAGAAATTAATTAGTACTCGTAGGACAGATGAGATGTTGTACGGATGAGACTGCATCAAGcacgcgtcttcttcttcttctaaccgAATTAAGCATGcaccatactccctctgttcctaaatactccctccgtcccaaaattcttgtcttaaatttgtctaaatacggatataTCAAGTCAccttttagtattagatacatccgtatctagacgaatctaagacaagaattttgaaacggagggagtataagtctttttagacattctaATGCgtactacatatgaagcaaaatgagtgaatctacactctaaaataaatctatatacatctgtatgtagtccttatagagatatctaaaaagacttatattttaatgtcaaaaaaataaaaagacttatactttaggaacggagggagtagatggctAAAACAAGACGGTGGTTAGTATCTGCAGCGCAGTTTGAAAAAGTATTTTACTTGTAGCACTGAAAAGCGACATCTGGTTGACAAGAGAATGCCTCAAGGAGGGACGATGATGGCTCTACGGCTTTGCTTGGTCATATATCCAACTTCTTGGTCATATTCGTGGCCACATGGCAATGGAACCTCAAAAGCTTGGAAACGTGTGTCATTCAAGTATGAGTATATTCAACTATATATACTCCTTGCTTAATTGGTCAAAAGCGAGTCATGTCTCCTAAAACCAATTCAAACAACCTGATTAATTTAATGCTACCCATGTCCAGTTCTCAAGAAAACTAACTTGACCTAGTACAGCTTTCATCAGCGTAGTCACCGGCTAGTCCAGATTCTTCAAATCTTCCCTAAAATCGTCTCGCTGAGGTCTCTTTTTTTTGCAGGGTGAAAGAGAGTTTTATTTCATAAAAGCACGGTTACAATCTTGAGTCAGCTGCTCCTCACAGCACGGAGGACTCAAACTCAACCATACCGTAGTACAACACTCGGTACGGCTATAATGTGCCAAAAGATGTGCTACTCTGTTTTGATCTCTGCTAATTTTCAAAGGAACAAACTCCCTATCAACCAGAAGTGCCTTAATCTCGGCATCTAAATGACCATAGACAGACCTAAATAAAGTGTCACCCAAAATAGTGGCTAGAGCACATGAGGAATCCGGTTGGACAATCACTGGTTTATCCGAGTGCTGAATGGCCATTGTCATTCCTTGCATCGTCTCACTGAGGTCAATCTCGTTAAAATTTCCCTTCCTCTCGAGCATTAAAGCTAGTCAACCCCACACCAAATTAAATATTACTATCTCCTTTTAGGTTTGTAAGGCCGACATGGAGCTTCTTAGCCCAagctcatatgagctcgggtgaacagtaaaattgaaatacattgaaacaaaaataaaaactttctgaaattttttagtgatAAACATTAACAAAGTTTTCAACGCTTTCAAAATTTCATCGTGATATGACATTTGAAATTTTATAGAGTGACAAACATTAACAAAAGTTTTCAACGCTTTTAAAATTTCATCGTGATATGACATTTGTACAAGTTGTGGCTAAAAAAACAAAACGGATGCTCCAAAAATATCATTTTCAACAACATTTTGGAAtgatgttttctttttgcttttcaCGGCTTCTACAAATGGCATTTTAGGATGAAACTTTGCAAGCTTTTGTCAATGTTTGTCATTATTATTTTTAGatctttttgatttttttcaacaattttggattttactgttcacctTAGCACATTTGAGCTCCGGAGTAGAAGAGTTCTTTCGCCACACATTTTCCTAGATCCATAATTTCAGCAGcataatacaagttacatatcaTAAATAGTTAAATGCCATTAGAAAATTCAAATGTTATGTTTTGTATGAAATAGCTTTTGTAATATACAATTTGTATCACATGGGTCAAACAATCGATCTAGGAATACATGTGGGCCTTATAAACCAGAAAATAGAGAGTAATACTCCCTCCGCATGTTTTCTGAAATTTAACTTTGACCAAGGATTTGAGTAATAAAATGTGGTGTACCCCCGGCATAATTCATTTTTTCTGCTTTTCTGATTTGTTAGCCCTATTTTTGCTCTCCTTTAGATTTGGTGGCACATTAAATTGATCAAGGATTAAAAGGAAACTCACCGGTGCATGTAAAATTCTAGCTctgggcacacacacacacatgcattgtAGTTAATGTAAAGAATACATGGTTTGTTATACCCATCTTTTGTTGTACTCACTTCTCGACCAAATTTAATCTAGCATTACAGAATTATATTGTTAGGTTCCTATTCAAAAGAAGTTTAGGATGGTATAATTATTTGACACATACTCCCTTCCTTTTGGTTTAAAAGGACCCAATCAAAAATCTCTCCAACTAAGACAGACGATGTGTGGTGGATTGAATTTCATAGTTTGGAAAAAACATTCAATTTGCACGCTTGTTTTCGTAAAAAAAAACCGCATTTACTTGTGTATTAATTTACATTAACTGCaatgcatgtgtgtgtgcgtgcCCAGAACCTAGCAATAAAAAGACTATGTGTCACTTCACTTGGTTTGTTATACGCCATCTTTAAGAATACATGGTTTATGTTATAGCTCTATTCCAAAAATAGTTTGTTAGCTAAAaactgtatatcactatatttgtcttgagttttttttaaaatatttttttaaagaaGCCAAAGTTGCTCACTGTAGGCTATGCAAAACCCAAGACGTTCTATTTGATAAGTGTGACTTATCGGTCGAATTTTTCACTATCAACCCCAAAAAACCCAACCTTGCTTTACGTAAAGTTGCCAGAGCATGATTAACCTCTGGATTTGAAATCAGAGTAGCTAAACTGTTAGTTGAACCCACCAGTGCAAACATGCGACCATATGGTTTTGCCGAGTTCATCTAATGGGATGGAGGAAAACGAAGCAGTACAAGCTCTTACCGTCATCCGCAACGTCAGGCTGGCCCGTGCAAGCGCGCTGCTCTGCTGTCTCGCCTCCACAGACACCACCGCGAAACTCCCCGTGTCCTTGAGCCGAGCTAGCAGCGAGGTCAGCACCTCCGACATGTCGCACTCCGCCCGCACCGTCACCCGCACGCTCACCTCCCGCGGCTGCTGACTCGGCGCCGTCGATGTCGACGTCGACGCCCCGGTGGTCACCTCGACCTCGACTgtcttccccgaggggttatcaTCGCTTGCACTTTGGTTCAGGCCGAGCTGCGCCTCGAGCTGCAGGTTCCTCTCTCGGAGCTGGGTCACCTGGGATACCAGCTTCGCCATGTACTCCGTCGTGCTCGCAAGAACGTTGGCCTTGTCTTTCTGCAGAACGAATGAAATGAAGGATCGCAATGAGATCTTGTTGTGAAGCGTGCACCCATGGCGAGATGATCTTTGGTTTGGACCCGTACCTTGGATCCGGGAGGGAGCAGAGCTCTGAGTGTCTGGAAGCTGTCGTTGAGCCGCTCGCGCCGGCGCCGCTCCGAGATCACGTGGTGCAGCTGGCTGGTGGTGGACGGCGCGCTGCTGTCCTCGCGGCGCGCCGTGGCGTGCTCCGGCCGGTTGCGCATTGCCATGTGCACGCTTGCCAGGAGGGAGATGCACGTCTTGATCATCCTCTGCCCCGGCGCGCCTGGCcgtggccgcgcccttggcgggaGCGCCGCGCGATACGGCTTGAACGCCGTCGTCCGCCGCGGCGACGATCGCTGCGAGCGGTGGCTGGCCAGCCAGGGTGGACACGGTGGAAGCGGCGGCGTGGAGGTGGTCGACATACCAGAGGAGGGGACGACCGCGAGCATTGCCTGCACCATTAAGGCGTAGTCGTTGGCTTCGGCGATCGGAGCGAGCAAGCCGGGCAGCGGCGACGCCTGCATCATCGGTGGTTGCGTGGACGACTCGCCCGGCGCTGCTACCGGCGTCGCCATTGCGCGAATGAGAGAGGAGTACTCCGGGCTCCCGATCGAGAGTGACGGCACGggagaggacgaagacgacagCCCTGCCGGCGGCAGCTGGAGGAGGTCCTCCAGGAACGACTGGTGCACGTGATCCGCCACGGCCGCCGCTGCCACCGA
Protein-coding regions in this window:
- the LOC123165081 gene encoding uncharacterized protein — encoded protein: MAISRPRSRAVPLIPLLLLILLVPLIYSVSRLRLSWAPERELSMPPPALLKRPDRLVLGPAAGQGRPDRLQCQGLKAVNKISLSSQPGEHVSFVSVFTTYSSDPAGAGKRSSDVVTVGKHFYSKEERSMAILNTFIRFIQVSMPRSDVIILTDPKSKLSINQGKASILPIEGNYSRGNLMLQRIKSYIAFLELKLEEVDCVNCARHFVFTDSDMAVVEDLGHIFTSYPNWHLALTFRNNKGQPLNSGFIAVRGARDGISKAIEFFNEVLKAYNLKYMKASRMLGDQLALAWVVKSYLSSAFGKFSRHETFTGEVNGASVLFLPCEVYNWTPPEGAGQFHGMPLDVKVVHFKGSRKRLMLEAWDFYNSTSQLSDMLCLILKSGRTKYDF
- the LOC123171171 gene encoding putative transcription factor bHLH041, producing the protein MDSVFALAAVPRALVLERAAARVPGCLYLCLWAPVTAQLPSSHLFCLDAWIGGGGGGGGGGGSRARASFEAYRGALCAVVSGCVPGWAYREGRAYMELPEPDLTASASLQVQQQFYHEAGTKMAVFMGCESGEVEIGLSTTSVAAAAVADHVHQSFLEDLLQLPPAGLSSSSSPVPSLSIGSPEYSSLIRAMATPVAAPGESSTQPPMMQASPLPGLLAPIAEANDYALMVQAMLAVVPSSGMSTTSTPPLPPCPPWLASHRSQRSSPRRTTAFKPYRAALPPRARPRPGAPGQRMIKTCISLLASVHMAMRNRPEHATARREDSSAPSTTSQLHHVISERRRRERLNDSFQTLRALLPPGSKKDKANVLASTTEYMAKLVSQVTQLRERNLQLEAQLGLNQSASDDNPSGKTVEVEVTTGASTSTSTAPSQQPREVSVRVTVRAECDMSEVLTSLLARLKDTGSFAVVSVEARQQSSALARASLTLRMTEVGDVVDEAWLEEALAKVVEDAVMKTPPVPPPRSP
- the LOC123165082 gene encoding histone deacetylase 2 isoform X1; amino-acid sequence: MSSSSAAASVPGATPADALRRNRIISSKLYFDVPGSKAPVVYSTAYDIAFLGIEKMHPFDSSKWGRICRFLTKEGHLEKTRVVEPLEASKEDLLVVHTEAYLNSLRSSFRVAAIVEVPPLTLMPNWLVQQRLLYPFRKQVGGSILSAKLALERGWAINVGGGFHHCSAEEGGGFCAYADISLSIQFAFVRLDISRVMIIDLDAHQGNGHEKDFANDGRVYILDMYNAGIYPFDHAAKRYIDQKVELVSGTETDDYLDQLDKALKVAQTRFQPQLIIYNAGTDILDGDPLGNLKISPEGVVIRDEKVFRFAKDQNIPLVMMTSGGYMKSSARVIADSITNLSQKNLVQLGSQPD
- the LOC123165082 gene encoding histone deacetylase 2 isoform X2; translated protein: MSSSSAAASVPGATPADALRRNRIISSKLYFDVPGSKAPVVYSTAYDIAFLGIEKMFLTKEGHLEKTRVVEPLEASKEDLLVVHTEAYLNSLRSSFRVAAIVEVPPLTLMPNWLVQQRLLYPFRKQVGGSILSAKLALERGWAINVGGGFHHCSAEEGGGFCAYADISLSIQFAFVRLDISRVMIIDLDAHQGNGHEKDFANDGRVYILDMYNAGIYPFDHAAKRYIDQKVELVSGTETDDYLDQLDKALKVAQTRFQPQLIIYNAGTDILDGDPLGNLKISPEGVVIRDEKVFRFAKDQNIPLVMMTSGGYMKSSARVIADSITNLSQKNLVQLGSQPD